A window of Geobacter sp. contains these coding sequences:
- a CDS encoding reactive intermediate/imine deaminase (has endoribonuclease activity on mRNA): protein MGGKEIISTDKAPQAIGPYSQGVKAGGLVFFSGQIPLDPATGMLKGESIAEQTGQVMLNIAAMLAAAGLGFDDLVKTTIYLADMDDFATVNEIYGSRFTANPPARSTVAVRALPKGAKVEIEVIALAR from the coding sequence ATGGGCGGCAAGGAGATCATCAGTACCGATAAGGCACCACAGGCAATCGGTCCGTATTCGCAGGGGGTGAAGGCAGGGGGGCTGGTGTTTTTTTCAGGCCAGATCCCGCTTGATCCTGCTACGGGCATGCTGAAGGGGGAGTCCATTGCCGAACAGACCGGGCAGGTCATGCTCAACATCGCCGCCATGCTGGCCGCAGCCGGACTCGGCTTTGACGATCTGGTGAAGACGACGATCTACCTTGCCGATATGGACGATTTTGCCACGGTGAACGAGATTTATGGCAGCCGGTTTACCGCGAACCCTCCGGCACGGTCGACGGTGGCTGTGCGTGCGCTGCCCAAGGGGGCAAAGGTCGAGATAGAGGTTATTGCCCTGGCTCGATAA
- the rpmB gene encoding 50S ribosomal protein L28, whose translation MSKVCDICGKGPSFGNNVSHANNKTRRTWHPNLQKIKAIQEGTVKSIKVCTRCIRSGKVTKAL comes from the coding sequence ATGTCAAAGGTTTGCGATATCTGCGGCAAAGGCCCCAGTTTCGGCAATAACGTCAGCCACGCCAACAACAAGACCCGCCGTACCTGGCACCCCAACCTGCAGAAGATCAAGGCAATCCAGGAGGGTACGGTCAAGAGCATCAAGGTCTGCACCCGTTGCATCCGTTCGGGTAAAGTGACCAAGGCGCTCTGA